In Synechococcus sp. CB0101, a genomic segment contains:
- a CDS encoding DUF4330 domain-containing protein produces the protein MAESTRRFSLVDAGAAAAVLMAAAGVIWSPKLSGAVARATGGLVPVTVMVDVRGVPVANPAALIEGARSAGKVAIVIRNQPHGSVPVEQVIPLQRRLAAVMPDGKVVSAPDPNQDQFPSLDARFVLKGEGRKGADGVVFGNQNLKIGAPVELEGRDFRVTGSVTGLQVGS, from the coding sequence ATGGCTGAATCCACCCGTCGTTTCTCCCTGGTGGATGCGGGAGCAGCTGCGGCTGTGTTGATGGCTGCGGCAGGTGTGATCTGGAGCCCCAAACTCAGCGGCGCCGTAGCCAGGGCCACCGGTGGCTTGGTGCCCGTAACGGTGATGGTGGATGTGCGTGGCGTTCCCGTCGCTAACCCGGCAGCCCTGATCGAGGGGGCCCGCAGTGCCGGCAAGGTGGCGATCGTGATTCGAAACCAACCCCACGGCAGCGTGCCGGTGGAACAGGTGATCCCGCTGCAGCGCCGCCTGGCCGCCGTGATGCCGGATGGCAAGGTCGTGAGCGCACCCGATCCCAATCAGGATCAGTTCCCGAGCCTGGATGCTCGCTTTGTGCTCAAGGGTGAGGGCCGTAAAGGCGCCGATGGGGTGGTGTTCGGCAACCAGAATCTGAAAATCGGCGCCCCCGTTGAATTGGAGGGTCGTGATTTCCGGGTCACCGGCTCGGTGACCGGCCTGCAGGTGGGCTCCTGA
- the uvrC gene encoding excinuclease ABC subunit UvrC, with product MSTIQPLLQDPPRLKARLKEVPAEPGCYLMRDAEDRILYIGKAKVLRNRVRSYFQSGSGHGHSPRIALMVRQVCEIEFIVTDSEAEALALEANLIKNHQPHFNVLLKDDKKYPYLCITWSEAYPRIFITRRRRFRSPLDRFYGPYVDVGLLRRTLGLVKRVFPLRQRPQPLHKDRTCLNYDIGRCPGVCQEKISSEDYHRTLRQVAMVFQGRNEELLQLLQEQMERYAERLDFESAARVRDQLQGIDTLTADQKMSLGDSSVSRDVLALAADERVAAVQLFQMRAGKLVGRLGFTADAIGLPTEEERPEALGRILQTVIEEHYSQVEPVEIPPELLLQVPLPQQELIEEWLTELRGRKVRLAVPQRSQKADLIELVTRNAAYELERARRASEQNLLATEDLAQLLELPTPPRRIEGYDISHIQGSDAVASQVVFIDGLPAKQHYRKYKIQSSSIRAGHSDDFMAMAEIMRRRFRRWAQAKAEGADLRELRRAAGTALHTGGLNDWPDVVMIDGGKGQLSAVMEALRELNLDEELVVCSLAKQREEVFVPGAKQPLESEPDQLGVQLLCRLRDEAHRFAVSFHRQQRGERMKRSRLSDIPGLGPKRIKELLAHFRSIDAIQLASVESLAAAPGMGPGLARVVWDYFHPQDLPAPAEQENEQPLELAG from the coding sequence TTGAGCACGATCCAGCCACTCCTTCAAGACCCGCCTCGGCTGAAGGCGCGCCTGAAGGAGGTGCCCGCCGAGCCGGGTTGCTATCTGATGCGCGACGCAGAGGACCGCATCCTCTACATCGGCAAAGCGAAGGTGCTGCGCAATCGCGTGCGCAGCTACTTCCAGAGCGGTAGTGGTCACGGCCACTCGCCGCGCATTGCCTTGATGGTGCGGCAGGTCTGCGAGATCGAGTTCATCGTCACCGACAGCGAGGCGGAAGCGCTCGCCCTCGAGGCGAATCTGATCAAGAACCATCAACCGCACTTCAACGTGCTGCTGAAGGACGACAAGAAATATCCCTATCTCTGCATCACCTGGAGCGAGGCCTATCCCCGCATCTTCATCACGCGGCGGCGGCGCTTTCGTTCCCCATTGGATCGGTTCTACGGCCCCTATGTGGATGTGGGCCTGTTGCGCCGCACCCTCGGCCTGGTGAAACGGGTGTTCCCGCTGCGGCAGCGACCGCAGCCATTGCATAAAGACCGCACCTGCCTCAATTACGACATCGGGCGCTGCCCAGGGGTCTGCCAGGAAAAAATCAGCTCGGAGGACTACCACCGCACCCTGCGCCAGGTGGCGATGGTGTTCCAAGGGCGCAATGAGGAGTTGCTGCAGCTGCTGCAGGAGCAGATGGAGCGCTATGCCGAGCGGCTTGATTTCGAAAGTGCCGCGCGGGTGCGCGATCAGCTGCAGGGGATCGACACCCTCACGGCCGATCAAAAGATGAGCCTGGGCGACAGCTCGGTGAGCCGGGATGTGCTTGCCCTGGCGGCGGATGAACGGGTGGCCGCCGTGCAGCTGTTCCAGATGCGTGCGGGCAAGCTCGTGGGTCGTCTGGGCTTCACCGCTGATGCCATCGGTCTGCCCACCGAGGAGGAGCGACCTGAGGCGTTGGGGCGGATCCTGCAGACCGTGATTGAGGAGCATTACAGCCAGGTGGAGCCGGTGGAGATTCCGCCGGAGCTGTTGCTTCAGGTGCCCTTACCGCAACAGGAGCTGATCGAGGAGTGGCTGACCGAATTGCGCGGTCGCAAGGTGCGCCTCGCCGTGCCGCAGCGCTCCCAGAAGGCTGACCTGATCGAACTGGTCACCCGCAACGCCGCCTATGAACTGGAGCGGGCCCGCCGCGCCAGCGAGCAGAACCTGCTGGCAACAGAGGATTTGGCCCAATTGCTGGAGCTGCCGACTCCACCGCGGCGGATCGAGGGCTACGACATCAGCCACATCCAGGGGAGCGATGCGGTGGCCTCTCAGGTGGTGTTCATCGATGGCCTGCCGGCCAAACAGCACTACCGCAAATACAAGATCCAGAGCAGCTCGATCCGCGCGGGCCACTCCGACGACTTCATGGCCATGGCTGAAATCATGCGGCGCCGTTTTCGCCGCTGGGCCCAGGCCAAAGCAGAGGGTGCAGATCTCCGTGAGCTGCGCCGTGCTGCAGGGACGGCGCTGCACACCGGCGGGCTCAACGATTGGCCCGATGTGGTGATGATCGACGGCGGCAAGGGCCAGCTCTCGGCCGTGATGGAAGCGTTGCGGGAGCTGAACCTCGATGAAGAGCTGGTGGTGTGTTCCCTCGCCAAGCAGCGCGAGGAGGTGTTTGTTCCGGGCGCCAAACAACCGCTGGAGAGCGAGCCGGACCAACTCGGCGTGCAGCTCTTGTGCCGCCTACGGGATGAAGCCCACCGCTTTGCGGTGAGCTTCCACCGCCAGCAACGGGGTGAACGAATGAAGCGCTCCCGTCTCTCGGATATTCCCGGCCTGGGCCCGAAGCGAATCAAGGAGCTCCTGGCCCACTTCCGCTCCATCGATGCCATCCAGCTGGCCAGTGTGGAGAGCCTGGCTGCCGCCCCTGGGATGGGCCCCGGTTTGGCCCGCGTGGTTTGGGATTACTTCCATCCCCAGGACCTACCGGCTCCAGCTGAGCAGGAGAATGAACAACCGTTGGAGCTGGCTGGTTGA
- a CDS encoding D-alanyl-D-alanine carboxypeptidase: MSARLLLTALLPLGLSLPVVALELPADVPTVAASSLPAAPPPVGLPQLQRQVSCPALQQRIASVVGGEASVWSVTVADAQGRLLADVNGTRPRIPASNQKLISTAIALDRLGPDYRLTTRLWRQPDGTFQITGEGDPDLDLAQLQRFAKLAMGSGGSSGQTSAPLTIQLVEEPKQRWWPQGWEWADRAEAYGAPITRLALTSNALDMAVANPPSRMQKLLGQEIKRQGGSAAIRLVPVTSANTDTATLLHEERSVGMHGLLSLANTDSHNFTSEVLLRQGTGSWDLPQARQQAMQWLSAQGLPMAGVTVVDGSGLDRGNRVTSRLLAALLLRMAQHPYANNYWASMAIAGQRGTLRSLWRGSELDGRFRGKTGTITGVRSISGVLETPDGVRYVSMVSNGAGSPNSTIGEILRQSRLAGLCPPQAPTPQAL, from the coding sequence ATGAGCGCACGACTGCTGCTGACGGCGCTGCTCCCCCTCGGCCTCAGCCTTCCCGTTGTCGCGCTTGAGCTGCCGGCGGATGTGCCCACGGTGGCCGCCAGCAGTCTTCCGGCCGCGCCACCGCCTGTCGGTCTGCCGCAGCTGCAACGGCAGGTGAGCTGCCCGGCCCTGCAGCAACGCATCGCTTCGGTGGTGGGTGGGGAAGCTTCGGTGTGGAGCGTCACGGTGGCGGATGCCCAGGGCCGTCTTCTGGCGGATGTGAATGGCACACGACCGCGCATCCCAGCGTCCAATCAGAAGCTGATCAGCACTGCCATCGCCCTCGATCGCCTCGGGCCCGACTACCGGCTCACCACCCGGCTCTGGCGTCAGCCCGATGGCACGTTCCAGATCACCGGAGAAGGCGATCCCGATCTGGATCTCGCTCAGTTGCAACGCTTCGCCAAGTTGGCGATGGGCTCCGGGGGCAGCAGTGGTCAAACCAGTGCTCCACTCACCATCCAATTGGTGGAAGAACCGAAGCAACGTTGGTGGCCCCAGGGCTGGGAGTGGGCCGACCGAGCCGAGGCCTACGGCGCGCCGATCACCCGGCTAGCCCTCACCAGCAATGCGCTCGACATGGCGGTAGCGAATCCGCCCAGCCGCATGCAGAAGCTGTTGGGGCAGGAAATCAAACGCCAGGGTGGTAGCGCGGCGATCCGGCTGGTGCCGGTCACCAGTGCCAACACCGATACGGCCACGCTGCTGCACGAGGAACGCTCGGTGGGCATGCACGGGCTCCTCAGCCTTGCCAATACCGATAGCCATAACTTCACCTCCGAAGTGCTGCTGCGCCAGGGCACCGGCAGCTGGGATCTGCCGCAGGCACGCCAGCAGGCCATGCAGTGGCTGTCGGCTCAGGGTCTGCCGATGGCTGGTGTGACGGTGGTCGATGGCAGTGGGCTGGATCGCGGCAATCGCGTCACCAGCCGCTTGCTGGCGGCGCTGTTGTTGCGCATGGCGCAGCACCCCTACGCCAACAACTATTGGGCCTCCATGGCGATCGCAGGCCAGCGGGGCACCCTGCGCAGCCTCTGGCGCGGCAGTGAACTCGACGGTCGCTTCCGCGGCAAGACCGGCACGATCACGGGTGTGAGATCGATCAGCGGCGTGCTGGAGACACCCGATGGTGTGCGGTACGTGAGCATGGTGTCGAATGGTGCCGGCTCACCCAACAGCACCATCGGTGAGATCCTGCGCCAGAGCCGGCTGGCGGGACTCTGCCCGCCGCAAGCACCAACGCCCCAAGCGCTTTAG
- a CDS encoding cysteine desulfurase family protein: MEPQPLSHYLDCCATTPLAPEVAERMASVQAQAWANPSSLHGFGLAAAEQMERSRHGVAALLGCRDERVVFTSGGTESIHLALLGCAPALETQTPAGHQPRLVISAVEHPATRAAAAALKQRGWQVAEVPVDGVGVVDLQALERLLAPPTRLVSLIWGQSEVGTIQPLRQIGALCRAAGVFLHVDAVQVVGHQPVAMADLPVDLLSLAAHKLQGPRGIGALLVRAGLDLQPCLAGGGQEGGLRAGTEPVALIAGFETALKLACDRLTDHGGVDPSGRLRNRLFEALLQLPGVERSGPDPLASDHPGRLPHHLSLLVRSRFGSWLNGRQLVQALWREGWACSSGSACSSSGSAASSVLLAMGHAPEPAAAGLRISLGPWHEPELLELLPAALDRARATL, encoded by the coding sequence ATGGAGCCCCAGCCCCTCAGCCACTACCTCGATTGTTGCGCCACCACTCCGCTGGCGCCTGAGGTGGCTGAGCGGATGGCCTCGGTGCAGGCTCAGGCCTGGGCGAACCCCTCCAGCCTGCATGGCTTCGGTCTGGCAGCGGCGGAGCAGATGGAGCGTTCCCGCCACGGGGTGGCCGCGTTGCTCGGCTGCCGCGATGAGCGCGTGGTGTTTACATCCGGCGGCACCGAATCCATCCATCTGGCCCTGTTGGGCTGCGCTCCGGCACTGGAGACCCAAACCCCAGCTGGGCACCAACCCCGACTCGTGATCTCCGCCGTGGAGCACCCCGCGACGCGTGCAGCGGCGGCGGCTCTCAAGCAACGGGGATGGCAGGTGGCCGAAGTGCCTGTGGATGGCGTTGGAGTAGTGGATCTCCAAGCGCTGGAACGCTTGCTTGCCCCTCCCACGCGGCTGGTGTCGCTGATCTGGGGTCAGAGCGAGGTGGGCACAATTCAGCCCCTGCGACAGATCGGAGCGCTCTGCCGTGCGGCCGGGGTGTTCCTGCATGTGGATGCGGTGCAGGTGGTCGGACACCAGCCCGTGGCCATGGCCGATCTACCGGTGGATCTGCTCAGCCTGGCCGCCCACAAACTCCAGGGCCCCCGAGGGATTGGTGCCCTTCTGGTGCGTGCGGGACTCGATCTGCAACCCTGCCTGGCCGGCGGTGGGCAGGAAGGGGGCCTACGGGCTGGCACGGAGCCTGTGGCGTTGATCGCCGGTTTCGAAACCGCGCTCAAGCTGGCCTGTGATCGGCTCACCGACCATGGCGGGGTGGATCCCAGCGGCCGGCTTCGCAATCGCTTGTTCGAGGCCCTGCTCCAGCTGCCCGGGGTAGAGCGCAGCGGCCCGGACCCCTTGGCTTCTGACCATCCAGGCCGCCTACCCCATCACCTCAGCCTGCTGGTGCGCAGCCGATTTGGATCGTGGCTGAACGGTCGGCAATTGGTGCAAGCCCTCTGGCGAGAAGGTTGGGCCTGCAGCAGCGGCTCGGCCTGCAGCAGCAGCGGCTCCGCCGCCAGCTCAGTGCTCCTGGCCATGGGTCATGCACCGGAGCCGGCAGCCGCCGGTCTGCGGATCAGCCTGGGGCCGTGGCATGAGCCTGAGCTGCTCGAGCTGCTCCCAGCTGCCCTCGATCGCGCTCGAGCCACGCTTTAG
- a CDS encoding DUF1995 family protein, translating to MLPADLRQAEEEALAAVQAALASQSRGLWTVEFRFEGLRILPVALRLLAALTPQHPEARLLFPDAGATALAKRDALDQAQQLLGLGDLLRLQQADGGSEGLVLLAAPTPADYEEVESLCAQHRGSLVMINGRLEDAAVGIGTVARERRKGFLSEWQAAYGLLPTSEGALRRAYPADWQFYRRDPDGYRSVCSFEQRPDREQQLEALEEAAR from the coding sequence ATGCTTCCCGCTGACCTGCGCCAAGCCGAAGAGGAGGCCTTGGCGGCCGTTCAGGCGGCCCTGGCCAGCCAGAGCCGGGGACTGTGGACCGTGGAGTTTCGCTTTGAAGGGTTGCGTATCCTGCCGGTGGCCCTGCGGTTGCTGGCCGCCCTCACCCCGCAACATCCGGAGGCGCGCTTGCTCTTCCCTGATGCCGGAGCCACGGCGCTGGCCAAGCGTGACGCCCTTGATCAGGCCCAGCAGTTGCTGGGGCTAGGAGATCTGCTTCGCCTCCAACAGGCCGATGGCGGCAGCGAGGGCCTGGTGCTGCTGGCGGCTCCGACCCCTGCCGATTACGAGGAGGTGGAATCGCTCTGCGCTCAGCACCGCGGATCGCTGGTGATGATCAACGGCCGCCTCGAGGATGCCGCAGTGGGCATCGGCACCGTCGCCCGTGAGCGCCGTAAAGGCTTCCTCTCGGAATGGCAGGCGGCCTATGGCCTCTTGCCCACCTCCGAGGGTGCACTGCGGCGGGCCTATCCGGCCGACTGGCAGTTCTATCGCCGCGATCCCGATGGTTACCGGAGCGTTTGCAGCTTTGAGCAGCGGCCCGACCGCGAGCAGCAATTGGAGGCACTGGAAGAGGCTGCCCGCTGA
- a CDS encoding flavin reductase family protein encodes MALNADAKKTLLRKIPHGVFICGVAEGDEVNGFTASWVTQGSFEPPLVVMAVRADSTSNGMIQRTGRFSLNVLAADQKDLAAVFFKPQKGVGGRFDAAPYQLGELGLPVLNDALGAVECELVGQVAHGDHTVFVGEVKSAVLHRDEAALELSSTGWQYGG; translated from the coding sequence ATGGCCCTCAACGCCGACGCCAAGAAAACCCTGCTGCGCAAGATCCCCCATGGGGTGTTCATCTGCGGTGTGGCTGAAGGCGATGAGGTGAACGGTTTCACCGCCAGCTGGGTGACGCAGGGCTCCTTTGAGCCTCCCTTGGTGGTGATGGCTGTGCGCGCCGACAGCACCAGCAACGGCATGATCCAGCGCACCGGCCGCTTCTCACTGAACGTGCTGGCGGCCGACCAGAAGGATCTGGCGGCGGTGTTCTTCAAGCCCCAGAAGGGCGTGGGTGGTCGTTTTGATGCCGCCCCCTATCAATTGGGCGAGCTGGGCCTGCCGGTGCTGAATGACGCCCTCGGTGCCGTGGAGTGCGAGCTGGTGGGGCAAGTGGCCCACGGCGATCACACCGTGTTTGTAGGTGAGGTGAAAAGTGCTGTGCTGCATCGCGATGAGGCAGCCCTCGAGCTGAGCAGCACCGGCTGGCAGTACGGCGGCTGA
- the dapF gene encoding diaminopimelate epimerase: MSSPSKTPFSSLQAELSFSKYQGLGNDFLMLDGRSASDPDFVFGLTPELVIELCDRRFGVGGDGVILALPANNGGELRMRIFNADGTEPEMCGNGIRCLARFLADRDGDGAGRTWQIDTLAGRIVPELLPDGTIRVDMGAPFLHSDQVPTTLPVGAAGLPQGELDVDGEVFAVAAAGMGNPHVVIPVPLVEEIDLERFGALLEVHPAFPAKTNVHFVQVLSPDHLVMRVWERGAGPTLACGTGACATLVSCHSLGLCDRRARLDLPGGPLQIHWDASSGKVFMDGPAEHVFDAVIPDPRAVAEARSQATRQAPNLEEAITAPVASQPQQAPPEIDCATVCTNGCIRPDNCPSAEARARVEALLSGRSLDDLVTLATNTLESRTRARFERDSGLSG, encoded by the coding sequence GTGTCGTCCCCCAGCAAGACCCCGTTCAGTTCGCTGCAGGCTGAACTGAGCTTCAGCAAATACCAGGGGCTGGGTAACGACTTCCTGATGCTCGATGGCCGCAGCGCCAGCGATCCCGACTTCGTGTTCGGGTTGACGCCCGAGCTGGTGATCGAACTGTGTGACCGCCGCTTCGGCGTGGGTGGCGACGGCGTGATCCTGGCGCTTCCGGCCAACAACGGCGGCGAGTTGCGGATGCGCATCTTCAACGCCGATGGCACCGAACCGGAGATGTGCGGCAACGGCATCCGCTGCCTGGCGCGCTTCCTGGCGGACCGCGATGGCGACGGTGCCGGCCGCACCTGGCAGATCGACACTCTGGCGGGCCGGATCGTTCCGGAGCTCCTTCCCGACGGCACCATCCGCGTGGATATGGGCGCTCCCTTCCTCCACTCCGATCAGGTGCCCACCACTCTCCCGGTAGGAGCGGCGGGTCTGCCCCAGGGCGAGCTGGATGTCGATGGCGAAGTGTTTGCTGTGGCGGCCGCCGGCATGGGCAATCCCCATGTGGTGATTCCGGTGCCGCTGGTGGAGGAAATCGATCTGGAGCGCTTCGGGGCCCTGCTGGAGGTGCATCCAGCTTTCCCCGCCAAAACCAACGTGCACTTCGTGCAGGTTTTGAGCCCGGATCATTTGGTGATGCGGGTGTGGGAGCGGGGTGCAGGCCCCACCCTGGCCTGCGGCACCGGTGCCTGCGCCACCTTGGTGTCTTGCCACAGCCTCGGTCTGTGTGACCGCCGCGCGCGCCTGGATCTACCCGGTGGTCCGCTGCAGATCCACTGGGACGCCAGCAGCGGCAAGGTGTTCATGGATGGCCCAGCCGAGCATGTCTTTGACGCCGTGATCCCCGATCCCCGCGCCGTTGCTGAAGCTCGCAGCCAAGCAACACGTCAGGCACCCAACCTTGAAGAGGCCATCACTGCCCCCGTTGCCAGCCAGCCTCAGCAAGCCCCCCCTGAGATCGACTGCGCCACGGTTTGCACCAATGGCTGCATTCGCCCGGACAACTGCCCCAGCGCCGAGGCCCGCGCCCGGGTGGAAGCGCTGCTCAGTGGCCGTTCCCTCGACGACCTGGTGACCCTCGCCACCAACACGCTCGAATCCCGCACCCGCGCCCGCTTTGAGCGCGACAGCGGCCTGAGCGGCTGA
- the coaD gene encoding pantetheine-phosphate adenylyltransferase, whose product MQALYPGSFDPLTLGHLDVIERGSHLFSSLTVAVLRNPSKNPCFSVEQRLEQIRQATQHLSTVQVAAFDGLTVDFAQTCGAGVILRGLRALSDFEYELQIAHTNKSLAPQLETLFLATATTHSFLSSSVVKEVARFGGSVGHMVPIGVANDLARLFNQSSP is encoded by the coding sequence ATGCAGGCCCTCTATCCCGGCAGTTTCGATCCCCTCACCCTGGGGCACCTCGACGTCATCGAGCGGGGCTCTCACCTGTTCAGCTCGCTCACCGTGGCGGTGTTGCGCAACCCCAGCAAAAACCCCTGCTTCAGCGTGGAGCAGCGCTTGGAGCAGATCCGCCAGGCCACGCAACACCTCAGCACTGTTCAGGTGGCGGCCTTCGATGGGCTAACCGTTGACTTTGCTCAGACCTGCGGGGCCGGGGTGATCCTGCGGGGGTTACGCGCGCTCAGCGATTTCGAATACGAACTGCAGATCGCCCACACCAACAAGAGCCTGGCGCCTCAGTTGGAAACACTGTTTCTCGCCACGGCCACCACCCACAGCTTTCTCAGCAGCTCCGTGGTGAAAGAAGTCGCACGCTTCGGCGGCAGTGTCGGTCACATGGTGCCCATAGGAGTGGCCAACGACCTAGCGAGGCTTTTTAATCAGTCATCCCCTTGA
- the leuS gene encoding leucine--tRNA ligase — translation MGLTPPLVPSPSVSESSRYQPQSIETGWQQAWRENGLHDTPELAAGDEAFYALSMFPYPSGNLHMGHVRNYVITDVVARVQRLRGKKVLHPMGWDAFGLPAENAAIERGVDPGGWTDQNIASMREQLNQLGLSIDWDREVATCHADYYRWTQWLFLQFLEAGLAYQKDATVNWDPIDQTVLANEQVDSEGRSWRSGALVEKRKLRQWFLKITDYAQQLLDDLNQLEGWPERVRTMQANWIGRSTGAELQFTVVDAAGNDTAERITVFTTRPDTIFGASYVVLAPEHPLVAELTTAEQQIAVEAFCDLVSRQSEQERTAEDKPKRGVPIGAQVRNPANGELIPIWIADYVLAEYGTGAVMGVPAHDQRDFLFARQYELPVQQVIVPEGSDEHAFEGSAWTEGGVLIHSGRFDGLPNGQAKQAITAAAAAEGWGQEKVQFRLRDWLISRQRYWGCPIPVIHCDSCGVVPVPAEQLPVELPRDVAFSGKGGSPLAQLESWVNVSCPCCGKPAKRETDTMDTFMCSSWYFLRYSDAKNSQLPFRKDAVDSWLPVDQYVGGIEHAILHLLYSRFFTKVLRDRGLLSFDEPFTRLLTQGMVQGITYKNPHTGKYIAPADVADPTDPRDPVSGEVLETFFEKMSKSKYNGVDPAVVIDKYGADTARMFILFKAPPEKDLEWDDADVEGQFRFLQRLWRLVDSACERGLSLAAGAGNADAVAQALAEASASAGLKPDEQELRRAVHTAITEISDDLDGDYQFNTAVSELMKLSNAMGSHLEGSGEVFACEALRNLLILLAPFAPHLAEELWLKLGGRNSGDALAGSSIHAQRWPVADASALVRDTVPLVIQIKGKVRGNLEVPADADKATLEKLALESEIAAKWLEGKAPSRVIVVPGKLVNLVP, via the coding sequence ATCGGCCTCACGCCCCCACTCGTCCCCAGCCCGTCCGTGAGCGAGAGCAGCCGCTACCAACCCCAGTCGATCGAAACCGGCTGGCAGCAGGCCTGGCGAGAGAACGGTCTGCATGACACGCCGGAGCTCGCAGCCGGCGACGAAGCGTTTTACGCGCTCTCGATGTTCCCCTATCCCTCGGGGAACCTGCACATGGGCCATGTGCGCAACTACGTGATCACCGATGTGGTGGCACGAGTGCAACGGCTGCGCGGCAAAAAAGTGCTCCATCCCATGGGCTGGGATGCCTTCGGCCTACCCGCTGAAAACGCCGCCATCGAACGGGGTGTGGATCCCGGCGGCTGGACCGACCAGAACATCGCCTCGATGCGCGAGCAGCTCAACCAACTCGGGCTCTCGATCGATTGGGATCGCGAGGTGGCCACCTGCCACGCCGATTACTACCGCTGGACCCAGTGGCTGTTCCTGCAATTCCTGGAGGCGGGCCTCGCCTATCAAAAGGACGCCACGGTCAACTGGGATCCGATCGATCAGACCGTGCTCGCCAACGAGCAGGTGGACAGCGAGGGCCGCTCCTGGCGCTCCGGTGCCTTGGTGGAAAAGCGCAAGCTGCGCCAGTGGTTCCTGAAGATCACCGACTACGCCCAGCAACTGCTCGACGACCTCAACCAGCTCGAGGGTTGGCCGGAGCGGGTGCGCACGATGCAGGCCAACTGGATCGGCCGCAGCACCGGTGCTGAATTGCAGTTCACGGTGGTGGATGCCGCCGGCAACGACACGGCCGAACGCATCACCGTGTTCACCACCCGGCCCGACACGATCTTCGGGGCGTCGTACGTGGTGCTGGCCCCGGAGCACCCGCTGGTGGCTGAGCTCACCACGGCCGAACAGCAGATTGCGGTGGAAGCGTTCTGCGATCTGGTCTCCCGCCAGAGCGAGCAGGAACGCACCGCCGAAGACAAGCCCAAGCGCGGTGTGCCCATCGGCGCCCAGGTGCGCAACCCTGCCAATGGTGAGCTGATCCCGATCTGGATCGCCGATTACGTCCTCGCCGAGTACGGCACTGGCGCGGTGATGGGTGTGCCCGCCCACGATCAACGCGATTTCCTGTTCGCCCGCCAGTACGAACTGCCGGTGCAGCAAGTCATCGTTCCCGAAGGCAGCGATGAGCACGCCTTTGAAGGCAGCGCCTGGACCGAAGGGGGAGTGCTGATCCACTCCGGCCGCTTCGACGGTCTGCCGAACGGCCAAGCCAAGCAGGCGATCACGGCGGCCGCAGCAGCGGAAGGCTGGGGCCAGGAAAAAGTGCAGTTCCGCCTGCGCGACTGGTTGATCTCACGCCAGCGCTACTGGGGTTGCCCGATTCCGGTGATCCACTGCGACAGCTGCGGTGTGGTGCCCGTGCCCGCTGAGCAACTGCCGGTGGAATTGCCCCGAGATGTGGCCTTCAGCGGCAAAGGCGGTTCACCCCTGGCGCAACTGGAGAGCTGGGTGAACGTGAGTTGCCCCTGCTGCGGCAAGCCCGCCAAGCGGGAGACCGACACCATGGACACGTTCATGTGCTCCAGCTGGTATTTCCTGCGCTACAGCGATGCCAAGAACAGCCAGCTCCCCTTCCGCAAAGACGCCGTCGACAGCTGGCTGCCGGTGGACCAGTACGTGGGCGGCATCGAGCACGCGATCCTGCACCTGCTCTACTCGCGCTTCTTCACCAAAGTGTTGCGCGATCGCGGCCTGCTGAGCTTCGACGAGCCCTTCACCCGCCTGCTCACCCAGGGCATGGTGCAGGGCATCACCTACAAGAACCCGCACACCGGCAAATACATCGCTCCGGCAGATGTCGCCGATCCCACCGATCCGCGCGATCCAGTCAGCGGCGAGGTGCTGGAGACGTTCTTCGAGAAGATGTCGAAGTCGAAGTACAACGGCGTGGATCCAGCCGTGGTGATCGACAAATACGGCGCCGACACGGCCCGCATGTTCATCCTGTTCAAGGCGCCGCCGGAAAAGGACCTCGAGTGGGATGACGCCGACGTTGAAGGCCAGTTCCGCTTCCTGCAACGCCTTTGGCGTCTCGTGGATTCGGCCTGCGAGCGCGGCCTCAGCCTTGCGGCAGGTGCCGGCAATGCAGACGCCGTGGCCCAAGCTCTCGCGGAGGCAAGTGCTTCGGCTGGCCTCAAGCCCGATGAACAGGAGTTGCGCCGCGCCGTGCACACGGCGATCACCGAAATCAGCGACGACCTCGATGGCGATTACCAGTTCAACACCGCCGTGTCGGAGCTGATGAAGCTCAGCAATGCCATGGGCAGCCATCTCGAGGGCAGCGGCGAGGTGTTCGCCTGCGAGGCCCTGCGCAACCTGCTGATCCTGTTGGCGCCCTTCGCGCCCCATCTGGCCGAGGAACTCTGGCTCAAGCTCGGCGGCCGCAACAGCGGCGATGCCCTCGCCGGCAGCAGCATCCACGCGCAACGTTGGCCAGTGGCCGACGCCTCAGCCCTGGTGCGCGACACCGTACCCCTGGTGATTCAGATCAAGGGCAAGGTGCGCGGCAACCTGGAGGTGCCTGCTGATGCCGACAAAGCCACCCTCGAGAAGCTCGCCCTCGAGAGCGAGATCGCGGCGAAATGGCTGGAGGGCAAAGCCCCCAGCCGCGTGATCGTGGTGCCGGGCAAGCTGGTGAACCTGGTGCCTTGA